aaattattgaagagtttagtttgctccctctttgactcctttggtagtttaaaaagagtgaaatattccgagttagaaggaacctcaaactcttctagttttGGATTCTTTTCCATGGGTTCACACTCAATCGGCTCATCGATTAGAATTTCTGTTTCCTTGCAATTGAGACAgccttcattatttggagaatcCTCTTGAGAaagctcaattaactcgagcttTTCATTTTGACTAACCGGATTGGCGTCTCTAATTGATTCAtccgcggttgaatcgataTGAGACTTCAATCTAGcgatttgatttcccaaatccctgcaatatgcctcattgttagataatctcacaAGAATATCTTTAAgtatagagattaccacatcggaTTCCGACGTTGATTGTTGGTACGAACATTCGTCATCCATGTGGTCGTCCCACAGATGACGATTATAAGGCATCATACTATGGAAAcaatcattagtaacaacaaaaaacaaaataaattattcacaaaaagaaaataatatttacaaatgcttatactaacaataaaacgtttttgtctaatattgcaagaaagtataaatccccggcaacggcgccaaaaacttgatggcgtAGATCTAGTAGTGCGGTAAAATAAGTAAGATGTAACGTGTGTGTGCttaaactctactagacgctactacgtaggggcaagtgtaccccgtcgtatcaagtaataatccggttaagaccgggtatcgaatccacgagatttatatctacaagtattaaactactcggctctattcgttatctaggcggtgaatactttagtttggtttgggtgacaagtacaaactactcctaaactacggTGAGACAGACTTGTATAACCGAACTCTACGGActatgataagttataattataataagcaAAGACTCTGAACGCATACGATTGAtactttactcttgcaaagacgactatgtgtagaCGGACCGCACCATGAAGTACTTAGACgatgtggttcctagtcaaagcgtgtctaatgctggggatcagaaactagggcccgtaagttctgtggcttgtcaattcctatggtttccgGAATGTTACTCCCGGTAGGGCagcacctatatgaatccctaaagataacccGTCCCTACGGGTCACCGAAAATCGTGtctcccctacacaataatcaattaagaatatcaaaacaatTAGCAAATACCAACACGTATAAAGAAACgggaattgcaaatcatatattataaatatggaatgaaaagaatatgagtacaaccaagcctagtacataggaagagtgcaagctaattagcaagtaaaaggAAGAATCGGaccttagaactagctaaccggactcaaggccgtcacctaggtcttggaggtggaacttctcgagcttggtggaagagAGTGAAACGGAACATCGGCGGGATGGCGGAACaaatgaacaagctctcaaagtgGTAGAGTTTAGCTATAcaaaaatctgaatctaaatctAAAACTACATACTACTATTTATACATAAATCAAGCTTGGGTCATAATTGTAATTACATAGTGTGAAGAAAAGACTTTGAATGAAGACTTTCAATGTGAATGGAGACTTTGAATGTGAATGGAGATCTTGAATGTGTGTAAAAGTGGTAGGAAGACTTTGAATTTGATGTGGAATAATGAAGCATGTGATGCttcattattttcttattttctcaCTTGCATATTTCACACCCATGGAAGATTTCCTAAGCTTCAACACGTCCAGCAACTTAGATTAATTATTTGAGCCTGTTTCGCTGCGAATTTGGAGATGAAATTATTAGTCACTTGTACAtatttctcttagctttccaaagcattttgaatcgcctcaatccgagttgGTATGAGGAAGATACgataaaaatacgaaaatgtgtcaaatctgtcctcaATGTGAACAAGGTGACCTGACAcctacgctccgcgtggaataCCTACGCACCGCGTAGATGAGCTTCTGAAGTCATATTTTTGTCCTCTAAAAggtccacgctccgcgtggaaagGGTCATGCTCCGCGTAAATGATTTACTGACGCTTATCGAACACTTCTCACTGATTTAGGCTCCGCGTGGTACATGTTGCGCTCCGCGTGGACGTTTATTCATCGCCTTTTCCGTCTTATACGTTTGTCCTGCAAAGCACAATTATGAACACCgagattacttgatttatttatttattttatttgattaaaaatgacaaaaatcaactaaatgtacataatttattacttgttgcTAATTTAGTGAAATATGCAATAAACTAGCACTAAACCTAACAACTTAGCTTAAAAATAAACCATAAATTAACccaaaagatagggataaaacgtCCCTATCAGTATGCCTTAGAGCTAGCCAAAAGACATGATGGCTGTCATACTCGATGTGCCCCATGGTTGATGTATACGCGACTTACGACCGATACGATGGCTTGCTCTTGGAATAGCGATCATCGAGGGGGAAATCTGACACGCTTGGTACGTTTGACCAATTCAAGACATGAATAGGACACACAGACGACACCTGCAGTATCTGACCAATTTGGGACATAGATGAATCATAGAGATGACTCAAGAGGACATCGACCCGTAGGGCACGGTTTAAGGGTTAACTCAAGCTAGAGACACGAACATATCGATGTATTTATGGAGCATCAGTGCGTACGGCAGAATGTAGTAGGATACGAGATGTGTCCCAATCCGGTTGAGGTGCCAGCGAGACGCAAATGACGACTTACATAGTATGTGTCAAAGGTCAACTTGTTTCATGGCGCAAACAAGACGACGATATGTTTTCTcagaatccctaaagatcttaCGTGGATGTTTATGACGTATTTGGCCTATCACCgatatttattctttattcatgGGATGATCGGGGGCATTTACTGTGCTTTTATTTGCAGGATAGCTACACCCGGAGCGCGCACACTTCTGACTTCTTTACTCGCACCCCGGCGTCCGAGGCTCCTCCAGCGAGAGGCTCATCTTACTGTGTTGGCAAATCCTCGGGCGCCGGGCGACTTGAGTCGTTTCCCTATGGCTCGCCCCTCCCCATGCCTGAGAGAGACTTTGGACGGACACAGCATGATGAGGCGGGCATGCCTTTCATAGGAGTCGGGATGGCTCCTCTTGACTTCACCTCACCCATCCCCTTTGACCCGCCTCATACCATTTATTCTACGCGCGAGACGAGCACGGATTTAGCTGGGTTGTCTGGTTTTTTTCGAGAGCAGCTTAGTTTGGAGTGAGCCAGTCACCTGGTGAGTATTGAGATTATTGTATTGTGTAGTGATATGTTCATGTTATGCATGTATGCGTTTGTGACTTCTGTTTCTTTCTACTTTGCATAACAACCTCCAGGATGCAGACAGAAGACTCGAGGAGTGTCGACGGGATAGTGATGCTTATGCCGGCCGTATTCTTCGGGAGCGGAAGGCCGAGCACACTCGCTGGGCCGAGAGCATGCGGATATAGACCGAGGGTCGCAGggctgccgaggaggccttagctGTAGAGCGGGCGTCTTATGCCGGGGGTATATTCAGTGATGTCTGGGATTGGGCCGATCCACCTTCGGGGTAGATTAGCACTTATTTCGGTTCGGTAGTTTTTGGTAGGTTTGGCCATTGTATATGTATACAGGAGTAGGTATCAGTTTAGGTCTTTTATTATGGTGGTGGTAGTGAAAATGAAATGTATAGCTCACGATTTATAATACAGTGCATTCAGTCAATCATAATTATTTCAAACATTCTCTTCGAATATATTcatgctttcatttatttacaaGCGATAGAAATGCTTAGCCACTTATACTTTATTTTcctaattgctcaagatataactactgttactgGGGCCcgcttttttcggttttcaggtcccagcgatttttcaactctccttttattatcccggaattttcaaatgaatgCCCGTtggggttttcactcattgtgatgtcccttattgttgcatagatcgccctttgcgggttttcaatctatcgggaattttttattttttcttatttttttttacgaaaagtatttcttaagcctatccagattggtaggttcggagaactccatgctgTCTATAGTGGTTAGTTTCACTGCCCCTTTGCTCAGCATCTTCTTTACGATgaacggcccttcccagtttggcctgaacttgcccctagggtcggtatGTGTCCTGCGGATCTGCTTCAGCACCATGTCCCCTTCGCTGATAGGGCTGACTttaacctttttgttgaaggctcgggccatccttctctgatatagctgcacatggtaaagagcctccatccttttctcgtccaccaatgctaactgttcataccgcttcCTCACCCATTCCGcttcgggaatctctgcttccactgcgattctcagcgatcgcttttcaatctcaattgggagaacggcttctaccccatataccaaggagaacggcgttgccccagtagatgttctaaccgtcgtgcgataagcccacaaggcaaacggaagctgctcgtgccaattccgatgtgactCTACCGTCCTCACAaggatcctcttaaggttcttatttgcggcctctactgccccgttagcttgcgggcgatatggagaagacctatgatgctcaataccgtattcTTCAAAGAGTCCTCTCACttccccttgaaactggaccccattatcggTAATCATGTGGTGAGgtactccgaacctggtgatcagatgcttttcaataaacCTCTTCATCTGCTTCGATCCCAACTTACTGATGCCAAACGTTGGACTTAGACTCGATGATATGAACAGCTTGATCCTAGGTatggatggcaacgggtagggtacccgcgggtagtgccaatcccaaacccttacccgtttattttttaattgcccgtacccttcccattaccctaacgggtatatgttttgcaccccatacccgtcccatttaattcacgggtacccacgggtacccttacccgttaagaatcaataaataaaacaaaaaatattacaaatttaacaaggtataaatttaataaatcatccatctaaaaattgaataaattgaactttaatcaataaaaataaagtatcttagtggtatcacttaatggtCGAAGAACAAAATATTGGTGTTCAAATATCACATCTTATATCtaaaacataataatatattttaatatataaaaaatttatgacgggtaccgggtaccctagggggtcttcccatacccgtcacattaccctaacgggtaatggttttgatctcatacccgtcccatacccttttatacagggtacgggtagtcccattagggtcgagTAGtaccgggtacccgcgggtagagtacccgttgccatccctaatccTAGGGATACAAATAAGACCCAAGTGATGACATGCGGGATATATGTCTCAAACTTGTGCCTATGAACAAATCGATGCTCGAGACGTAAGGACCATCCTAGCAATGATACAcggggagcgtgtcgaggatttgacaacATAAACGAATCGATGTTCGAGATGCACTCCCAATATAAGAGATGACCTACAGGGCACGCGTCGAAGATTGGGTATTTTCGtcttttcacggggctagaggtgggaaattgAGGCTATGTTTAACAACACTCTTGTTTTATTATAGCAGAAAATTGTTATTATAGCAGAAAATTGTTGGTTGCAATTGTTATTGGGAAAAAAGCATGTGCGTTACAAAATTATAACATATACATAGAGCTGTAAATGAGCTGAGCGGCTCATGAGTGGTTCGGTGTTcgactcgataaaagctcggttcgattctgctcgatttgtaaacaagCCACTCGTGAGCATGATTTACTgactcggttcgtaaacgaacTGAACTTGAACATGCCAAAAATCGGTTCGAAAGCTCACGAACAACCTCGATTacaacatttatgaacaaattttagtttatatagctttgtgttagttcacaaataaataaacttaatattatttcatttgctattagatgaatTCGAGTAATGAAAAAATTGcaatttaattagttttttttttctctccaaAAATGTTTTCTTTTATCCAAAATGGGTacaaactatttgtaagcatcttgtttatttattcacaaaCTTCGCTTTTGaacttgtttatgtacacaattaaagagctatttgcgaacaaacttcataaatataattaataatttactcacaaacaattcattgttagataatttttttaataaaccaAGTTCAAAAAGGATTTTTGGACTTGAAACAAACTCGAAACTCGActcgagctcgtttattttctaatgagctgagctgagccgagcttgaacaagccaaaactcggctcggactcgagctcgttaattttatagcgagcagaGCTTGAAcagaccaaagctcggctcggctcggctcgattacaacccTACATATACGCACATCAACAACTTTACCCAATATTAATAAGCTAACAGTGccaaataaaattacaaaaaaaatatggacAAATCTGGCTTTTGTTCCTATATTCCAAATGAAGAAGGACGACGACATGATAAAACACACCAAAAACAAAATGAAGATTATACTCCCCACCAGAATTCAGACAAACTAATGACATTGTTAAATTGACTGAAAATATCCCACTTTTGCAGCACAGCACCATTACAAACTATACACCACTGATTGGTTCCTAAATGTTCATCATCTCTATGAGGTCAAAGCAACATGTAACTAGAAGCATAACAAGGCTAAACCCATTTGTATCACATAAACTCCTAACTCTACGCCCTTCTGCTTTTAGATTCATAATTCTGTAAAAACAACCAAACAAAAAAACACTTTCTGATGTCCTTATTCTTAAGATGAACTCGCCATCCTACTAACCTTCTCCAAAACAAGGTTTATTTCACCTTGTAATGCGGATTTCATATCCAGGGATATTTTTCCACCAGATGTCTCGATCAATGATGTTATCCCCTCAAGGGTCTGCTTTATAAAGTTCAGTTCTGATAACTTGCTGTCTGAAGATTCTGATGCAGACTGCAATTCTTGGGTCTTTGCTCCTTCCTTGCTGGATGATGAAGGCTTATGACTTGATATCTCCCTGAGTTTTCGAGTCTTGGTTTCAGCTGAGAGATAACGAAGACGAAAGGTCACATTGGCTGCTCCAAAGGGGCTAGAAAGTTGAGAGACATTGAAGGCTTCTTCTGCATCTGCACTCTTCAGGAACACCACCCTTGCACAGTAATTAGTGTAAAACATTTCAGTTTCTTGTTTGTTCAAAGCCCCGAATTTCCCGTATATCTTAATAAGATCATTCTTTGAGGGCAAAGAAGATCCAGGACCAAATGTCACAAAAAGGGCGGTAGCTGGAGCTTCACCATTGGACTCCTTGTCCTTTGTCTTCTTATCCAGTGTTGATGTTGCATCTTGTATTTCTTCTGGTTCATTCGTTTTTTTTGCTTCTTCACTCTTTCTGATTTTTTCCTGCTGGGATTTACGATCAGGTGAACTGTTGTAGGTCTTAGTCTGAGTTTGCTCCTTTGCTGAAGACCCTGGTTCAGATTTTTGGGACTTCCTCTTTCTTCCAGGAGGAGGTTCACTGTACTCACCATTGGATTCACTGCAATAGGTTGAACTTCTGAATGCAGAAAAGAATTGCCCAACCATATCAAGAGAATGGGCATCCTTCAAATAGAGTGGATTAAGAGCTGCAGACCGTATCTTAAATAAAACTTCATTAGCAGTTGCCTTAACTAGCAATGGATCGATTGTCTGAGCTTGATTTGGTGTTTGATGACCTGAAGAATCAGATCCATGTACTGCACCTGTTTCTTTAAAGAGCTGATTCTGAGATCGCTCTCCACTTAACTGAACTTTAGGAGATCCGTTGAGCTGGCTTGCAGCCTTTACCAGTCTCTCTCCCAGCCGTGTTTCATTGAACATTTTCAAGGATTCTGCTTCTATCTCCTTGCCACGTCCTATATCAAGATTTGTATAGGGAGGAGAAAGGTACTTGCTCCTCTTCCTTTCTCTGGGCAAAGAATTATCCCTGAGTAGTTCTTTACTCTTACTTGGGCTTCCATCCACCTTTTCTGCAGAGTTAGAGTTCTCCTTCCTTTCTTCATTTTTGCTCCCACCATTATCATCTGTTACATTGGAATTTCTCTTCTTCCAACTTCTTGTAGAAGGATGACCCACACTACTCTTCTTCACCCCACTACCATCAGATTCAGAAAGCATATCACTTCCGCCTTTGTTGTCAACATCAGCTTCATCACTGCCTTTCCTCTTATTTCTCACCGAGGAAGAACGAGGTTTTCCTGAATCTGCTACTGCTTTAGCTGCATCTTCCACTTTATGTTTCCCCACGATATCATCTTTGACACTTCTCCCTTTTTTCCCTCCAGATGTAGATGTAGGCTTGTCCAACTCCTCTCCTCGAGTCCCATCAGTCACCTCAATTTTCCTCTCATCATCATCTTTGACACTTCTCCCTTTTTTCCCTCCAGATGTGGATGTAGGCTTGTCCAACTTTTCTCCTGCAGTCCCATCATTCGCCTCTATTTCCCCCTCATCATCAGCACTCTCTCCCACAGATTTCCTCTTCTTTCTTTTGATGGAAGATGTTGCTTGGTTAGACACCTTTTCTCCTCCACCTGAAACTTCATTTGCCTCAATTTTCCCCTCATCATCAGCACTCTCTCCCGtggatttcctcttctttcTTTTGGTGGAAGGTGTTGCTTGGCTAGACAGCTTTTCTCTTCCACCTGAAATTTCGGTTGTAGCTTCTGCTGCCTGAACATCTGGCTGTCCGTCCAAAATTTCAGCAAGACTTTTCCGCTTCCTTCTCTGATAGTGTCCATCCACAGCAACCCCTTGGCATTTATGCAATGGATTTTGAGTAGTTTGACCATACTTACGCCCTCTTGGTGAAGAAATCCAATATTCTTCCTCTGGACCTTGAATTCTGACTTCCACACCATTATAATCATCTGTCCAGTCTCTAGACTTATCTTCAAGGCCTGGAACCGGCTTTGGATCATAATAAGAAGGCAACTGATGACCTCCTTTAGAGCGATAAAAAGCCGAGAGCCAGCTCTTTAATACTGTAAACTCTAGCATTCTTGTAGCTGTAGCCACTTGAGCAGCTTCTTTAAGTTCAGTAAGCAATTCTGTTGGTTCAAATAACACAGATGAAAACTTATCGATTCCACCTTCAGGGATGAGAAGTCCTTCCTTTATTCCAGCATTCACTACCAGCGTTCTACCAAATCCAATCAAATTGTCTTTGGGGACACACGAACAAGTCATCTTCAAGTCTACAAGTCTACCAATCTCATCCATTGCATTCTCTACAGCATTCACAAAGTTTCTAGAGCTGCTCTGGTTTGACATctccagaaaattattatctaaAGGCTTCAACTGGGATGGGTTACACCAAGCAAATGTGCCATCTCCAAAGTATGCCACGAGAATTTTATCACCCTGTTTTACTTTTTTCGCAAAATCAGAAGCATCCAAGGGATCATAAATCCTCCCTGGCCACCAAGGGTGACTTCTAATCTTTCCCCAAACAAAATCACCAACAGTAAAGTCATGCTCTTCATCTCCAATGTTCTCCTCTTCTTCCATGTCGCTGCCATCATCCTTTCCATCAAAAATTTCCTCATTTCCATCTAATGGTTTGTCCTGCGAACCCCTGCCATAATCCCTCTTTTCTTTAGCATCGCTAGAATGAATATCCCCACATACGTCTGCAACAAGAGAAACACCATCACCATCGCTGCTTTCAATATACCTTTTTTCATTCTTATCAACATCTAGAACAGTGCCTAATCCGGGTAAGCTCTTAGTTTCTTGCATCCTTAACAAAGAAGACATTCCATTCGTATCAGGATCCTCAAGACCCCCTTCGTTTCCGCCCAACTTAAGATTACTTGTATCCCCCATGGCCTCACCTGAAATTTGAGCACCAGAAACACTGCGGTCTAAATCACTACCACCAATATCTTCCTTTCCATTTAAAGAAACCCTAGGATCATTTTCTCTTGCAGTTTTAACAGGAGATATTTGGGAGGCGTCTCTAGATGATTTAGCACCTGCATCAGATGAGCCTCGTAAAATAGAGGGACTTTGACGTTCGGCTACGGTATGGGTTTCAGCCGCTTCCATTTTTCCTGATAAAAGATGaaacggaaaaaaaaaaaaaaaaaaaaaaaaaaaaaaaaaacagattttGGCAATAAAATCAAGCTCCACAACTTGAAAATCAATAGAAATAAAACCAGAAAAACCTGAATGAATCCAACGAAGAAATTAATCAACAATATTCACTAGAAAAGATGCATACAGGCTACAACTACGATAAACGAAAGCACCAAAGATAAGGAAAGAATATCAGAAAAGGAAAATAccttgagaagaagaagaagaagagggttTTACTGCTTCGAGACGATTGTCACACTATTTTCATGCTTGAATCTGAGCAGAGAAACAATTGAAATGCTTTTGAAATTGGTATGACAGATCGATACGCACATATATTAAATTCTCGTGAAAATACCGCGACAAGTTAGGGTTATTAAAGCGGTGAATAATtcacttcttccttttttttcaaaatttatttatttacctgTCTGTAGAGAGGGTACTCGATTCAGATTATTAGATCATGATTAACGCGCTCGAGTACAGATACTGTAAGTACTTGCTTGGATCTTATTGCCACGTCTGTATGCTAGCCAGCTTGCACAGGCGTGGTTGCTGATAGTGACGAGTATAGTAGTAGGATTCCAGAGAGGTTATTTGTGGTAATATGCAAGTGTATAGTTGACTGACAAATGTCGTTTTAGTTTCCACATGAGTTTGTTGTATAATCCAGCAAGTGTGCGACAAATGGCAAACGGCGCCGTTTCAGGATCCCTACATGTCTTAATCCACCTCTTTATAGGAAGATTTTTCATTGGTGGATTCTTCCCCATTTATCTTGTGATTTGACAAATTCTATCGACATCATATTATCTTATTTGTGTCAATT
The sequence above is drawn from the Euphorbia lathyris chromosome 6, ddEupLath1.1, whole genome shotgun sequence genome and encodes:
- the LOC136233472 gene encoding PWWP domain-containing protein 3-like, whose amino-acid sequence is MEAAETHTVAERQSPSILRGSSDAGAKSSRDASQISPVKTARENDPRVSLNGKEDIGGSDLDRSVSGAQISGEAMGDTSNLKLGGNEGGLEDPDTNGMSSLLRMQETKSLPGLGTVLDVDKNEKRYIESSDGDGVSLVADVCGDIHSSDAKEKRDYGRGSQDKPLDGNEEIFDGKDDGSDMEEEENIGDEEHDFTVGDFVWGKIRSHPWWPGRIYDPLDASDFAKKVKQGDKILVAYFGDGTFAWCNPSQLKPLDNNFLEMSNQSSSRNFVNAVENAMDEIGRLVDLKMTCSCVPKDNLIGFGRTLVVNAGIKEGLLIPEGGIDKFSSVLFEPTELLTELKEAAQVATATRMLEFTVLKSWLSAFYRSKGGHQLPSYYDPKPVPGLEDKSRDWTDDYNGVEVRIQGPEEEYWISSPRGRKYGQTTQNPLHKCQGVAVDGHYQRRKRKSLAEILDGQPDVQAAEATTEISGGREKLSSQATPSTKRKKRKSTGESADDEGKIEANEVSGGGEKVSNQATSSIKRKKRKSVGESADDEGEIEANDGTAGEKLDKPTSTSGGKKGRSVKDDDERKIEVTDGTRGEELDKPTSTSGGKKGRSVKDDIVGKHKVEDAAKAVADSGKPRSSSVRNKRKGSDEADVDNKGGSDMLSESDGSGVKKSSVGHPSTRSWKKRNSNVTDDNGGSKNEERKENSNSAEKVDGSPSKSKELLRDNSLPRERKRSKYLSPPYTNLDIGRGKEIEAESLKMFNETRLGERLVKAASQLNGSPKVQLSGERSQNQLFKETGAVHGSDSSGHQTPNQAQTIDPLLVKATANEVLFKIRSAALNPLYLKDAHSLDMVGQFFSAFRSSTYCSESNGEYSEPPPGRKRKSQKSEPGSSAKEQTQTKTYNSSPDRKSQQEKIRKSEEAKKTNEPEEIQDATSTLDKKTKDKESNGEAPATALFVTFGPGSSLPSKNDLIKIYGKFGALNKQETEMFYTNYCARVVFLKSADAEEAFNVSQLSSPFGAANVTFRLRYLSAETKTRKLREISSHKPSSSSKEGAKTQELQSASESSDSKLSELNFIKQTLEGITSLIETSGGKISLDMKSALQGEINLVLEKVSRMASSS